One stretch of Streptomyces agglomeratus DNA includes these proteins:
- a CDS encoding TlyA family RNA methyltransferase has protein sequence MAGVARRRLDAELVRRKLARSREHASQLIAAGRVKVGGAVATKAATQVETSAAVVVLKDDNDPDYVSRGGHKLAGALEAFVPLGLKVEGRRALDAGASTGGFTDVLLRAGARQVVAVDVGYGQLAWSLQSDERVSVKDRTNVREMTLDTIDGEAVDLIVGDLSFIPLGLVLPALVRCAAPDADLVMMVKPQFEVGKDRLGSGGVVRSPELRAETVRAVARQAWELGLGVRAVTASPLPGPSGNVEYFLWLRAGAPALDPADVDRAVAEGPS, from the coding sequence GTGGCAGGAGTCGCGCGCCGACGCCTCGACGCCGAGCTGGTCCGCCGGAAACTCGCCCGCTCCCGGGAGCACGCGAGCCAGCTGATCGCCGCAGGGCGGGTAAAGGTGGGCGGCGCCGTCGCGACCAAGGCCGCCACGCAGGTCGAGACCAGCGCCGCCGTCGTGGTGCTCAAGGACGACAACGACCCCGACTACGTCTCGCGCGGCGGCCACAAGCTGGCCGGCGCGCTGGAGGCGTTCGTACCACTGGGGCTGAAGGTGGAGGGGCGGCGGGCGCTCGACGCCGGGGCCTCGACGGGTGGATTCACCGATGTGCTGCTGCGCGCGGGCGCCCGGCAGGTCGTCGCCGTCGACGTCGGATACGGCCAGCTCGCGTGGTCGCTCCAGTCCGATGAACGCGTGAGCGTCAAGGACCGTACCAACGTGCGGGAAATGACACTCGACACGATTGACGGGGAGGCGGTCGACCTGATCGTCGGTGATCTGTCCTTCATTCCGCTGGGGCTGGTGCTGCCGGCGCTGGTGCGGTGCGCCGCGCCGGACGCCGATCTCGTGATGATGGTGAAGCCGCAGTTCGAGGTGGGCAAGGACCGCCTGGGCAGCGGCGGAGTCGTGCGCAGCCCCGAACTCCGGGCCGAAACCGTACGGGCCGTGGCGCGCCAGGCGTGGGAACTCGGCCTGGGCGTACGGGCCGTCACGGCCAGTCCGCTGCCGGGGCCCTCGGGGAATGTCGAGTACTTTCTGTGGCTCCGGGCCGGTGCTCCCGCGCTCGACCCGGCGGATGTTGACCGTGCAGTGGCGGAGGGGCCGAGTTGA